Proteins from one Salarias fasciatus chromosome 14, fSalaFa1.1, whole genome shotgun sequence genomic window:
- the LOC115400758 gene encoding extracellular calcium-sensing receptor-like yields MSCMRWGAAGGSHLFQDGDIVIGGLFNLHHQPAARDDDFTLQPHNKPCTGFQVLPLQYIYAMLFAVEEINHSRTLLPGVKLGYHIFDDCAIPSLSLKSTFSLIGGDSFNCRPAQPLYCSSGKGEEVQSKKGSSLVPLIIGSATTQSSKIVSRLLASLFVPMISYLASCPCLSDRLQYPNFFRTIPSDVYQARAFAHLAIHFNWSWVGAVIENNAYGQMALKVFQEEIQGAEVCLAFVATLERENIGRDARRAALAIQASTARVILVFSWYTLVRELFLQLDKLNVTDRLFLASEAWSTSGNLLQSLVTRKVAGGVLGVAIRSAPVPGFEHFLRSLNPSHRPHDGFLHEFWEKEFGCSPSTNASSNEYPADKKASLPPCSGTESLEEVQNLFTDTSQLRVTYNVYVAVYAVAHALHSLLSCSTGESSSGQNISVCFSPKHIKPIEVLQHLKSVNFTTPQGELFYFQGADVPAKYDLVNWQKTPDGSFKLVQIGRVDGFDLHLNESAIQWNTGSNQVPISECSANCPPGTRKTIRKGKPTCCFDCVPCAEGEISNKSGSLHCDQCPLEFWSNVERTTCVPRQLDFLSFNETLGFTLTAAAVVGTTVTAAVFVVFLWHRHTPVVRANNSELSFLLLVSLKLCFLCSLVFIGRPSVWSCRFQQAAFGISFVLCVSCLQMKTIVVLAAFRSARPGAEALMKWFGPSQQRGSVCFFSCIQIIICIIWLSLSPPVPQPDLDIPGLKVTLKCNMSSVVGFSLVLGYIGLLGCISLLLAFLARKLPDNFNEAKLITFSMLIFCAVWVAFVPAYISSPGKYAVAVEIFAILASSYGLLLCIFAPKCFIILLRPEKNTKKHLMAR; encoded by the exons ATGTCTTGCATGCGGTGGGGAGCAGCAGGCGGATCACACCTGTTCCAGGATGGAGATATTGTCATCGGCGGGCTCTTCAATCTTCATCATCAACCTGCAGCAAGAGACGATGACTTCACTCTGCAGCCTCACAACAAACCTTGTACTGG ttttcaagttCTTCCATTGCAGTACATATATGCTATGCTGTTTGCAGTGGAAGAAATCAATCATAGTAGAACTCTACTGCCAGGTGTCAAGCTGGGCTACCACATCTTTGACGATTGTGCGATCCCTTCATTGTCTCTGAAGTCGACATTCTCACTGATCGGAGGAGACAGCTTCAACTGTAGACCTGCTCAACCTCTATATTGTTCTTCTGGAAAAGGAGAGGAAGTCCAAAGCAAAAAAG GAAGTTCACTGGTTCCGTTGATTATTGGTTCTGCCACAACTCAATCAAGCAAGATAGTTTCCAGACTGCTGGCCTCCCTCTTTGTACCGATG ATCAGCTATCTGGCCAGCTGTCCCTGTCTGAGTGACAGGCTTCAGTATCCGAACTTCTTCAGGACCATCCCCAGTGATGTTTACCAAGCTCGAGCTTTTGCACATCTTGCCATTCACTTCAACTGGAGTTGGGTTGGGGCAGTAATAGAAAACAATGCGTATGGCCAGATGGCATTAAAG GTATTTCAGGAGGAGATTCAGGGAGCAGAGGTGTGTCTTGCATTTGTCGCAACTcttgaaagagaaaacattggGAGAGATGCCAGACGAGCTGCACTTGCCATTCAAGCTTCCACTGCCAGAGTGATTTTAGTATTTTCCTGGTATACACTTGTGAGAgaactgtttctgcagctggacAAGCTAAAT GTCACTGACAGACTGTTTCTGGCCAGTGAGGCCTGGAGCACCAGTGGAAACCTTCTCCAGAGTCTGGTCACCAGAAAAGTAGCAGGTGGAGTTCTTGGTGTTGCAATTCGAAGCGCACCTGTACCTGgatttgaacattttctcaGAAGTCTGAACCCATCTCATCGTCCCCACGACGGGTTTTTGCATGAATTCTGGGAGAAGGAGTTTGGTTGCAGTCCATCCACAAATGCTTCTTCAAATGAATATCCTGCAGACAAGAAAGCTTCTCTGCCACCATGCAGCGGCACTGAGTCCCTGGAGGAAGTGCAGAATCTCTTCACAGACACCTCTCAGTTGAGGGTGACCTATAATGTATATGTTGCAGTTTACGCTGTGGCTCATGCACTTCACAGCCTTCTCTCATGCTCCACTGGAGAGAGCTCTTCTGGACAAAACATCTCAGTATGTTTCTctccaaaacacatcaaaccCATAGAG GTGTTGCAACACTTGAAGAGCGTGAACTTCACCACCCCACAAGGTGAACTCTTCTATTTCCAAGGGGCGGATGTTCCCGCAAAGTATGACCTTGTTAACTGGCAGAAAACTCCTGATGGGTCATTTAAACTGGTCCAGATTGGACGTGTGGATGGATTTGACCTTCACCTCAATGAGTCAGCGATTCAGTGGAACACAGGATCCAATCAG GTGCCGATATCGGAGTGCTCTGCGAACTGCCCACCAGGCACTCGAAAGACCATCAGAAAAGGAAAACCTACTTGTTGCTTTGACTGTGTTCCTTGTGCTGAAGGGGAGATCAGCAACAAATCTG GCTCCCTCCACTGTGATCAGTGTCCGTTAGAGTTCTGGTCCAATGTGGAACGAACCACCTGTGTCCCTCGTCAGCTGGATTTCCTGTCCTTTAATGAAACCTTGGGTTTCACTCTTACAGCAGCGGCTGTGGTTGGGACTActgtgacagcagctgtgtttgtagtgtttctgtggcaTCGTCACACACCTGTG GTACGAGCCAACAACTCAGAgctgagcttcctgctgctcgTGTCGCTCAaactctgcttcctctgctcgcTGGTGTTCATCGGTCGTCCGTCTGTCTGGTCCTGTCGGTTCCAGCAGGCCGCCTTTGGGATCAgctttgttctttgtgtttcttgccTCCAAATGAAGACCATTGTGGTTCTGGCTGCTTTCCGCTCAGCTCGTCCCGGCGCTGAAGCTTTGATGAAGTGGTTTGGGCCAAGTCAGCAGCGGGGGAGTGTATGCTTTTTCAGTTGTATACAG ATTATCATATGTATTATTTGGCTGTCGCTCAGCCCCCCGGTTCCTCAGCCTGACTTGGATATCCCAGGCTTAAAGGTAACCCTGAAATGTAACATGTCCTCTGTGGTGGGTTTCTCACTGGTCCTGGGCTACATTGGTCTTCTGGGTTGCATCAGTCTCCTTTTGGCTTTTCTTGCCCGGAAACTTCCCGACAACTTCAACGAGGCCAAGCTCATCACCTTCAGCATGCTGATTTTCTGCGCCGTTTGGGTGGCCTTTGTTCCCGCTTACATCAGCTCTCCTGGGAAGTATGCAGTGGCGGTGGAGATTTTTGCCATCTTGGCTTCCAGCTATGGATTACTGCTCTGTATTTTTGCTCCCAAGTGTTTCATCATCCTATTGAGGCCTGAAAAAAACACTAAGAAACATTTGATGGCCAGGTAG